The Alphaproteobacteria bacterium LSUCC0719 genome includes the window TCCAGCTACCGCAACGCTGGTCGAGGGCGTGTTTATAGAATAGGCCACCACCCCATGAAGGGCGGCGACGGTTGCTTGCTGCGCCATCATGCCGGGCGGTGGTGGCGGAAAAACCTACCATCCACCCGTTTCAGGTCGGCCCTGCCGGTCCGGCTGTCCTAGTTTGGCCAGGGCAGGGAATAGGTCTTCACATTGGTGAAGAACTTCATCGCCTCCAGCACGCCTTCCTTTACCCCGTTGCCGGAATCCTTGATACCGCCGAACGGGGACATCTCGATCCGGTAGCCAGGCTGTTCCCAGATATTCACCGTGCCGACATCCAGGCCCTCAATATAGTTTGTCGCCCGAATCAGGTCATTCGTACAGACACCGGATGACAGGCCAAAGGCAGTGCTGTTGGAAATGGCCATGACCGCCGCGTCGTCATCCGGAACCCGAACGATCGGAACAATCGGTCCAAAGGTCTCTTCCATCACCAGGTCACTGTCATGCGGCACATGATCAATCACGATCGGTGGAAGCAACGCGCCGTCACGCCCCGGGTGATAGAGAATTTTCGCTCCCTGCTTTTCAGCCGCGAAGACCCGCTCTTCGAACAGGGCGGCCGCATCGGCGTTGATCACACAGCCAAGCTGTGTATCGGGGTCCATCGGGTCGCCAAAACGGATGGCCTTGGCCTTTTCAAGAATCAGCGGGACCAGTTCGTCTGCAATGCTTTCCTGTACCAGAATACGTTTGACCGCAGTACAGCGCTGGCCGGAATTGCCGGTGGCCCCGGCGACGGCAATGGTGGCCGCCTTCTCGATATCAGCCCCCGTCAGGTCATTCAGGATGATCAGCGGGTCGTTGCCGCCAAGTTCCAGCGCGGTGCGGCGATAGCCGGCCTTTTCGGCAATCATCTTGCCGACCGGAACGCCGCCGGTGAAGGTGATGATGTCGATGTTCGGGTTGGTGATCATCTCATCGCCAATATCCGCCGGCATGCCGGTCACGATCTGGAACATCTCTGGTGGCAGCCCGGCCTCATACAGGATGTCGGCAAGGGTGATCGCGGTCAGCGGTGTCTGTTCGGTCGGCTTGCAGACCATGCAGTTGTTGGTGGCGATTGACGGCGCGATCTTGTGTGCGACCATGTTCAGCGGGTGGTTGAAAGGGGTGATTGCCGAAATGGTGCGTACCGGTTCACGCTTGGTGAAAATCTTCCGACTCTTGCCATGCGGGGTCAGGTCACAGGAAAAAATCTGTCCATCATCCTGGATCGCCAGCTGACCCGCCAGCGTGAACACATCATAGGACCGGCCCGTTTCATACAGTGAATGCTGTTTACAGATGCCAAGCTCAAGCGTCAGCCAATGGGCGATTTCCTCGCGCCGCTCGCGGATCAGTTCCGCCGCGCGGAACAGGATCTGCTGACGTTCATAGCGGGTCAGGGTCGGCTTGTAGTTGGCAGCGATGGAAAATGCCTTGCGGGCATGTTCGGCGGTGCCGGCCGGCACCGTGCCGATCACCTCGTCCGTGTAGGGATAGCGAACCTCGACAACCTTGTCGG containing:
- the phnY gene encoding phosphonoacetaldehyde dehydrogenase, coding for MSEHSIRREGMRIGGETVHTDKVVEVRYPYTDEVIGTVPAGTAEHARKAFSIAANYKPTLTRYERQQILFRAAELIRERREEIAHWLTLELGICKQHSLYETGRSYDVFTLAGQLAIQDDGQIFSCDLTPHGKSRKIFTKREPVRTISAITPFNHPLNMVAHKIAPSIATNNCMVCKPTEQTPLTAITLADILYEAGLPPEMFQIVTGMPADIGDEMITNPNIDIITFTGGVPVGKMIAEKAGYRRTALELGGNDPLIILNDLTGADIEKAATIAVAGATGNSGQRCTAVKRILVQESIADELVPLILEKAKAIRFGDPMDPDTQLGCVINADAAALFEERVFAAEKQGAKILYHPGRDGALLPPIVIDHVPHDSDLVMEETFGPIVPIVRVPDDDAAVMAISNSTAFGLSSGVCTNDLIRATNYIEGLDVGTVNIWEQPGYRIEMSPFGGIKDSGNGVKEGVLEAMKFFTNVKTYSLPWPN